The following are from one region of the Cytobacillus firmus genome:
- a CDS encoding Rqc2 family fibronectin-binding protein, translated as MSFDGLFTRAMTKELIDTLKGGRINKIQQPYKNEIILVVRANGKNHRLLLSAHPSYARVQLTNETHENPSEPPMFCMLLRKHLEGYILEDVHQIGLDRIIVFEVKGRNEIGDTSYKQLIVEIMGRHSNITLVDKSRNIILDSIKHVSFAVNSHRAILPGQEYLLPPSQDKMNPFEADEEAILRKIDFNSGKVDKQLVAGFSGISPLFAKEVMHHAGLVNRTTVPKSFQHFIDLLKIHRIRPAITEGENKESFYLLPLQHLKGESREFNSLSEMLDRFYFGKAERDRVKQQSNDLERFIVNEKEKNEKKIDKLKITLHEAENADKHQLYGELITANIYAIQKGMKEAKVINYYDENGASVIIPLDPQKTPSENAQKYFTRYQKAKNAIIAVKEQIKKAEEEAAYFESLLQQVETASTRDIAEIREELTEGGYIRERQKRGNKKQQNLKPVLDRYTATDGTEILVGKNNKQNDYLTNKLAGRDEIWLHTKDIPGSHVVIRSKEPAEDTILEAASLAAYFSKARNSSSVPVDFTQVRHVKKPSGAKPGFVIYDNQQTVYVTPDEETVLSLKQNL; from the coding sequence ATGTCATTTGATGGTTTGTTCACAAGAGCTATGACGAAAGAGCTCATAGATACTTTAAAGGGTGGCAGAATCAATAAGATTCAGCAGCCATATAAAAATGAAATTATTTTAGTTGTGAGGGCAAACGGGAAGAATCACAGGCTTTTGCTGTCTGCCCATCCAAGCTATGCGAGAGTGCAACTGACGAATGAAACACATGAAAACCCTTCAGAGCCGCCGATGTTCTGCATGCTTTTAAGAAAGCACCTGGAAGGCTACATACTTGAAGATGTCCATCAAATCGGGCTTGACCGTATTATCGTGTTTGAGGTGAAAGGCAGGAATGAGATTGGCGATACATCTTATAAACAGCTGATTGTTGAGATTATGGGCAGGCACAGCAATATTACGCTCGTGGATAAATCCCGCAATATTATTCTCGACAGCATCAAGCATGTTTCTTTTGCCGTTAATAGCCATCGTGCGATTTTGCCCGGACAGGAGTACTTACTCCCTCCATCTCAGGATAAAATGAATCCTTTCGAGGCGGATGAAGAAGCTATACTGCGTAAGATTGATTTTAACAGCGGGAAAGTTGATAAACAGCTTGTGGCGGGTTTCTCCGGAATCTCACCGCTTTTTGCAAAAGAAGTGATGCACCATGCAGGCCTTGTAAACAGGACAACTGTTCCTAAGAGTTTCCAGCATTTTATTGACTTGCTGAAAATCCATAGAATAAGGCCGGCCATTACAGAAGGGGAAAATAAAGAAAGCTTTTATTTATTGCCCCTCCAGCATTTAAAAGGGGAAAGCCGGGAGTTTAATTCCCTAAGTGAAATGCTGGACCGCTTTTATTTTGGCAAAGCCGAAAGAGACCGGGTCAAACAGCAATCCAATGATCTTGAACGGTTTATTGTAAATGAGAAAGAAAAGAATGAAAAGAAAATTGATAAGCTGAAAATAACCCTTCATGAAGCGGAAAATGCCGATAAACATCAATTATATGGGGAATTGATCACGGCGAATATTTATGCGATTCAAAAGGGAATGAAGGAAGCGAAAGTCATCAATTATTACGATGAAAATGGCGCTTCAGTCATCATTCCATTGGATCCTCAGAAGACTCCTTCCGAGAATGCACAAAAATATTTTACAAGATACCAAAAAGCAAAAAATGCCATAATTGCAGTAAAAGAGCAAATCAAGAAAGCAGAAGAGGAAGCGGCATACTTCGAGTCTTTACTTCAGCAAGTAGAAACGGCATCTACAAGAGACATTGCCGAAATAAGAGAAGAGCTTACTGAAGGCGGTTATATCCGTGAAAGGCAGAAACGGGGAAACAAGAAACAGCAAAACCTAAAGCCTGTTTTGGACCGTTATACTGCCACTGACGGAACGGAAATTCTAGTTGGGAAAAACAACAAGCAAAATGACTATTTAACGAACAAATTAGCCGGAAGGGATGAAATCTGGCTGCATACAAAAGATATCCCCGGTTCACATGTGGTGATTCGAAGCAAGGAGCCGGCAGAAGATACAATTCTTGAAGCTGCATCCCTCGCAGCTTACTTCAGCAAGGCCCGCAATTCCAGTTCCGTACCCGTTGACTTCACCCAGGTCAGACATGTAAAAAAGCCAAGCGGCGCGAAACCTGGATTTGTTATATATGACAACCAGCAGACTGTTTACGTTACGCCTGATGAAGAAACCGTTCTGTCATTAAAACAAAATCTTTAA
- the pyrE gene encoding orotate phosphoribosyltransferase, whose amino-acid sequence MKHKIAEKLLDIKAVALNPNDPFTWSSGLRAPIYCDNRLTLSYPEVRKEIAAGLQAIILDKFPEAELIAGTATAGIPHAAWVSDNMELPMCYVRSKAKGHGKGKQIEGQANKGQKVVVVEDLISTGGSAITAVKALREAGCEVLGVAAIFTYQLEKGKEMLAEENITAYTLTDIEALTKVAVEKGFIQEEDMKKLIEWRKDPAEWGKVSQV is encoded by the coding sequence ATGAAGCATAAAATCGCAGAAAAATTACTGGATATAAAGGCTGTAGCATTAAACCCAAACGATCCGTTTACTTGGTCTTCAGGACTGCGTGCCCCAATTTATTGTGATAACCGTCTGACACTGTCTTATCCTGAAGTCAGAAAAGAAATTGCTGCCGGTCTTCAGGCTATCATTCTGGATAAATTTCCGGAAGCAGAACTAATTGCCGGGACTGCCACAGCGGGCATTCCTCATGCAGCCTGGGTCAGTGACAATATGGAACTGCCAATGTGCTATGTCCGTTCCAAGGCAAAGGGCCATGGAAAAGGAAAGCAAATTGAAGGTCAGGCGAATAAAGGCCAGAAGGTTGTTGTTGTAGAAGACCTGATCTCAACAGGTGGAAGTGCCATTACTGCTGTCAAGGCTTTAAGAGAAGCAGGCTGTGAAGTGCTGGGTGTGGCGGCCATCTTCACATACCAGCTTGAAAAAGGAAAAGAAATGCTGGCTGAAGAGAACATCACAGCCTATACTCTGACTGATATTGAAGCTCTCACAAAAGTAGCTGTGGAAAAGGGCTTTATCCAGGAAGAGGATATGAAGAAGCTGATTGAATGGCGAAAAGACCCTGCTGAGTGGGGAAAAGTATCTCAGGTTTAG
- the pyrF gene encoding orotidine-5'-phosphate decarboxylase, giving the protein MKKPLIIALDFPGKQEVHHFLKNFENEKLFLKVGMELFYQEGPSIVHDLKEQGHDIFLDLKLHDIPNTVKSAMKRLAGIGCDMVNVHAAGGKAMMEAACEGLEAGSTGKRPSCIAVTQLTSTSEQQMNSEQLIPVSLNQSVLHYAKLAKEAGLDGVVCSSFEARTIGSKIGSAFLTVTPGIRLSSDDHGDQKRVATPEFARKEGASAIVVGRSITRAENPFEKYIQCKQSWEGVLNEA; this is encoded by the coding sequence ATGAAAAAGCCGCTCATTATTGCTCTTGATTTTCCAGGAAAACAGGAAGTTCATCATTTTCTGAAAAACTTTGAAAATGAAAAGTTATTTCTTAAGGTCGGCATGGAGTTATTTTACCAGGAGGGACCTTCCATTGTTCACGATTTAAAAGAACAAGGGCACGATATTTTCCTTGATCTCAAGCTTCATGATATTCCGAATACAGTAAAAAGTGCCATGAAGCGTCTTGCGGGAATAGGATGCGATATGGTTAATGTGCATGCCGCAGGAGGAAAAGCCATGATGGAAGCAGCCTGTGAAGGACTGGAGGCAGGCAGCACCGGAAAAAGGCCATCTTGTATTGCTGTGACACAGCTGACAAGTACATCGGAACAGCAAATGAATTCAGAGCAATTAATTCCTGTTTCATTAAACCAATCTGTTCTTCATTATGCAAAACTCGCCAAAGAAGCCGGACTTGATGGTGTAGTATGTTCAAGCTTTGAGGCAAGAACGATAGGTTCGAAAATAGGCTCTGCCTTTTTGACTGTAACACCGGGAATACGCCTGTCTTCAGACGATCATGGAGATCAGAAGAGAGTGGCCACACCTGAATTCGCAAGAAAAGAAGGAGCTTCTGCCATTGTGGTGGGACGGTCGATTACCAGAGCGGAAAATCCGTTCGAAAAGTATATTCAATGCAAGCAATCCTGGGAGGGTGTTCTGAATGAAGCATAA
- a CDS encoding dihydroorotate dehydrogenase, translated as MNSLNVSLPGLELKNPIMPASGCFGFGREFSQLYDLSQLGAIMIKATTLEPRFGNPTPRVAETSAGMLNAIGLQNPGLEKVVNEELVWLEQYDVPIIANVAGSQEEDYIAVARKISASPNVHALELNISCPNVKTGGIAFGTIPEIAKNLTKKVKEVSEVPVYVKLSPNVTNIVEMAKAAEDGGADGLTMINTLVGMRIDLKTGNPILANKSGGLSGPAIKPVALRMIYEVSQQVSLPIIGMGGIESAEDVIEYFYAGASAVAVGTANFVDPFVCPKIIRELPELIEKLGYEHISECTGRSWKKHEKAAHYCS; from the coding sequence ATGAATTCATTAAACGTCAGTCTGCCTGGTCTGGAATTGAAAAATCCAATCATGCCTGCATCAGGATGCTTTGGCTTCGGAAGGGAATTCAGCCAGCTGTATGATTTGAGCCAATTGGGCGCAATTATGATAAAGGCGACGACTTTAGAGCCCCGATTTGGAAATCCGACACCAAGAGTGGCTGAGACATCTGCAGGGATGCTAAATGCAATTGGTCTGCAGAATCCCGGCCTGGAAAAAGTGGTAAATGAAGAACTGGTATGGCTTGAACAATACGATGTACCGATCATTGCCAATGTAGCCGGTTCGCAGGAAGAGGATTATATTGCGGTTGCCAGGAAAATTTCTGCAAGCCCAAATGTACATGCACTTGAACTCAACATCTCATGCCCTAATGTGAAAACAGGCGGAATTGCATTTGGCACTATTCCGGAAATTGCAAAAAATCTAACGAAAAAAGTAAAAGAGGTTTCTGAAGTACCTGTCTATGTGAAGCTTTCGCCAAATGTCACAAATATTGTAGAAATGGCTAAAGCAGCAGAAGATGGCGGAGCGGACGGTTTGACAATGATCAACACGCTTGTTGGCATGAGAATCGATCTAAAAACCGGCAATCCGATTCTGGCAAATAAATCAGGCGGGCTTTCAGGACCAGCCATTAAGCCAGTAGCCCTCCGGATGATCTATGAAGTGAGCCAGCAGGTATCCCTTCCGATCATCGGTATGGGAGGAATTGAATCTGCAGAGGATGTCATCGAATACTTCTACGCAGGGGCAAGTGCAGTAGCGGTTGGAACAGCTAACTTCGTAGATCCCTTTGTGTGTCCGAAAATTATCAGAGAGCTGCCGGAACTTATTGAGAAGCTCGGCTATGAACATATTAGCGAATGCACAGGAAGGAGCTGGAAGAAACATGAAAAAGCCGCTCATTATTGCTCTTGA
- a CDS encoding carbamoyl phosphate synthase small subunit, which produces MKKQLILEDGTIFIGKGFGSDANSIGEVVFNTGMTGYQEILSDPSYCGQIVTLTYPLIGNYGINRDDFESISPAISGFIVKEACEFPSNWRNEQSIEEYFKMKNIPGIAGIDTRKLTRIIRQHGTLKGAICSISENPEVIIEKLRATKLRNDQVKQVSTGTPYPSPGRGRRVVLVDFGMKHGILRELNKRDCDVIVVPYNTGAEEILSMSPDGVMLSNGPGDPKDVPEAITMIKGLLGKVPIFGICLGHQLFALACGANTEKLKFGHRGSNHPVKDLQTGKVALTSQNHGYSVEENSITGTPLEVTHIALNDGTIEGLKHKEVPAFTVQYHPEASPGPEDANGLFEQFLQMIESHKEEGAAACQSVQI; this is translated from the coding sequence ATGAAAAAACAGCTGATTCTGGAAGACGGAACAATTTTTATTGGAAAGGGATTCGGAAGTGATGCGAATTCGATTGGAGAAGTAGTATTCAATACTGGAATGACGGGTTATCAGGAAATCCTGTCTGACCCATCCTACTGCGGCCAAATCGTAACCTTGACATACCCTTTAATCGGAAATTATGGGATTAACAGAGACGATTTTGAATCGATCTCCCCGGCAATTTCAGGTTTCATTGTGAAAGAAGCCTGCGAGTTTCCTTCAAACTGGAGAAATGAACAATCGATTGAAGAATATTTTAAGATGAAAAACATCCCTGGAATTGCTGGCATTGATACCAGGAAATTAACAAGAATTATCAGGCAGCATGGTACGCTGAAAGGCGCAATTTGCAGCATTAGTGAAAACCCCGAAGTAATCATTGAAAAACTGCGGGCAACCAAGCTGCGAAACGATCAGGTTAAGCAAGTGTCTACTGGGACACCTTATCCGAGCCCTGGCCGCGGCAGAAGGGTAGTCCTTGTAGATTTCGGCATGAAACACGGGATCTTAAGAGAATTGAACAAACGGGATTGTGATGTAATTGTTGTGCCTTATAACACAGGAGCTGAAGAAATACTCAGCATGAGCCCGGATGGTGTTATGCTTTCAAATGGCCCTGGAGACCCGAAAGATGTTCCTGAAGCCATCACAATGATTAAAGGACTGCTAGGAAAAGTACCGATTTTCGGAATTTGTCTGGGACATCAGCTTTTTGCCCTTGCTTGCGGTGCCAATACAGAAAAACTAAAATTCGGCCATCGCGGTTCAAACCATCCGGTAAAAGATCTGCAAACCGGAAAAGTCGCTTTAACATCTCAAAACCATGGATACTCAGTAGAAGAAAATTCAATTACTGGTACTCCGCTTGAAGTAACACATATCGCCTTAAACGATGGAACAATTGAAGGCTTAAAGCATAAAGAAGTCCCTGCATTCACTGTGCAATATCATCCTGAAGCTTCACCGGGTCCGGAGGATGCAAACGGATTATTTGAACAATTCTTGCAAATGATTGAATCACATAAAGAGGAAGGTGCTGCAGCATGCCAAAGCGTACAGATATAA
- a CDS encoding dihydroorotase, with product MSTLIKNGQLLTKEGNLEKTDIYIKSGKIAEIGAGVGNEAQEVIDAEGLLIAPGFIDLHVHLREPGGEKKETIETGTRAAAKGGFTTVAAMPNTRPVPDTKEELEKLNSRIEETAAVKVLPYASITIRELGQELTDFKALKEAGAFAFTDDGVGVQSAAMMLEAMRNAAEISMPIVAHCEENTLINKGSVHDGVFAKENGLNGIPSICESVQIARDVLLAEAAGCHYHVCHISTKESVRAVRDAKRAGIKVTAEVTPHHLLLCEEDIPGLDANFKMNPPLRGADDRAALIEGLLDGTIDFIATDHAPHTAAEKEEGMELAPFGIVGLETAFPLLYTHFVEKGIFTLKQLIDYLTIKPAEAFGIQSGKLEAGELADLVLLDLNHQEKIDPAQFLSKGKNTPFTGWDCKGWPVVTIAGGKIVWNRGSVKA from the coding sequence ATGTCAACATTAATAAAAAATGGCCAGTTGCTTACTAAAGAAGGGAACCTTGAAAAAACGGACATTTACATAAAGTCAGGAAAAATCGCTGAGATAGGTGCAGGCGTTGGGAATGAGGCACAGGAAGTAATTGACGCAGAGGGATTGCTCATTGCACCAGGATTTATAGATCTGCACGTCCACTTGCGTGAACCTGGCGGTGAAAAGAAAGAAACAATTGAAACTGGCACAAGAGCAGCAGCTAAAGGCGGTTTCACAACGGTTGCTGCGATGCCGAATACACGGCCGGTACCTGATACAAAAGAAGAGCTTGAAAAATTGAACAGCCGTATTGAAGAGACTGCGGCGGTCAAGGTTCTGCCGTATGCATCGATTACAATCCGTGAGCTTGGCCAGGAATTAACCGATTTTAAAGCTTTGAAGGAAGCTGGAGCGTTTGCTTTTACAGATGATGGAGTAGGAGTGCAATCAGCAGCCATGATGCTTGAGGCAATGAGGAATGCCGCAGAGATCAGCATGCCGATAGTTGCCCACTGCGAAGAAAATACCCTTATTAACAAAGGTTCCGTACATGATGGAGTTTTTGCTAAAGAGAACGGGTTAAATGGTATTCCTTCCATCTGTGAATCAGTGCAAATCGCAAGGGACGTTCTGCTTGCCGAAGCAGCTGGCTGCCATTATCATGTCTGCCACATCAGTACGAAAGAGTCTGTCAGAGCGGTAAGAGATGCGAAGCGTGCAGGCATCAAGGTAACAGCCGAGGTGACACCTCATCACCTGCTTCTATGTGAGGAGGATATCCCGGGTCTGGATGCTAACTTTAAAATGAATCCTCCATTAAGAGGAGCAGATGACAGAGCGGCCCTAATCGAAGGATTGCTGGATGGCACAATAGATTTTATTGCCACCGACCATGCACCACATACAGCAGCAGAAAAAGAAGAAGGGATGGAGCTGGCGCCTTTCGGGATTGTCGGACTTGAAACTGCCTTTCCGCTTCTTTACACCCACTTCGTTGAGAAGGGGATATTCACACTAAAGCAGCTGATTGACTACTTAACAATCAAGCCGGCAGAGGCATTCGGCATTCAATCAGGAAAATTGGAAGCTGGTGAATTAGCAGATCTTGTCCTGCTTGACCTGAACCATCAGGAAAAGATAGATCCTGCTCAGTTTTTATCAAAAGGGAAAAATACGCCATTTACCGGCTGGGATTGTAAAGGCTGGCCGGTAGTGACAATAGCAGGCGGAAAAATTGTTTGGAACAGAGGGAGTGTAAAAGCATGA
- a CDS encoding aspartate carbamoyltransferase catalytic subunit — MKHLLTTSELEIKEINKILEDAQYFLNGGTWTPEQKVFVANLFFENSTRTKCSFEVAERRLGLDIIPFEVSTSSVSKGESLYDTVKTLEAIGVHAVVIRHSEDRYFDELADKSGVSILNAGDGCGHHPTQSLLDLLTIKQEYGSFEGLKVAIIGDIAHSRVARSNADALVRLGAKVVFSGPKEWFNEELLENGMYEDVDTAIETSDVVMLLRIQHERHESKAEQTAEEYHLAYGLTEERERTMKPNSIIMHPAPVNRGVEIADCLVECGRSRIFKQMQNGVYIRMAVLKRSIEHSEGGAKHVNINKKWPVAY; from the coding sequence ATGAAACATTTGCTCACTACCTCAGAGTTGGAAATTAAAGAAATCAATAAAATTCTTGAAGATGCGCAATATTTTTTAAACGGCGGAACATGGACTCCTGAACAAAAGGTTTTTGTCGCTAACCTCTTCTTTGAGAATAGCACAAGAACTAAATGCAGCTTTGAAGTGGCGGAAAGGCGACTTGGATTGGACATAATTCCTTTTGAAGTCAGCACATCAAGTGTATCCAAGGGTGAGTCATTATACGACACAGTCAAAACGCTGGAAGCGATCGGTGTGCATGCAGTCGTCATCCGCCATAGCGAGGATCGCTACTTTGACGAATTGGCAGATAAAAGCGGTGTGTCCATCTTGAATGCTGGGGATGGCTGCGGGCACCATCCAACACAATCACTGCTGGATCTGCTGACGATTAAGCAGGAATACGGATCCTTTGAAGGATTAAAAGTAGCCATTATTGGTGATATCGCACATAGCCGTGTCGCAAGATCCAATGCAGATGCACTTGTCCGGCTCGGTGCAAAGGTTGTTTTTTCAGGTCCAAAAGAATGGTTTAATGAAGAATTGCTTGAGAATGGAATGTATGAAGATGTTGACACAGCTATAGAAACTTCTGATGTTGTCATGCTGCTGAGAATCCAGCATGAGCGGCATGAATCGAAAGCTGAACAAACTGCTGAAGAATATCACCTGGCATACGGCCTTACAGAAGAGCGTGAAAGAACAATGAAGCCAAACAGCATAATTATGCATCCGGCACCTGTAAACCGGGGTGTTGAAATAGCAGATTGTTTAGTAGAATGCGGGCGCTCCAGAATCTTCAAGCAGATGCAAAATGGTGTGTACATCCGAATGGCTGTATTAAAAAGATCAATTGAACATAGTGAAGGGGGAGCTAAACATGTCAACATTAATAAAAAATGGCCAGTTGCTTACTAA
- the pyrR gene encoding bifunctional pyr operon transcriptional regulator/uracil phosphoribosyltransferase PyrR has protein sequence MPQQKAIVLDDQAIRRALTRIAHEIIEKNKGIENCILIGIRTRGIYLANRLAERIEQIEGAKIDVGELDITLYRDDLTKKTENQEPLVKGSDVPKDINDQKVILIDDVLYTGRTVRAALDALIDIGRPSQIQLAVLVDRGHRELPIRADYVGKNIPTSSSEKIVVELKEVDENDQVSIFEN, from the coding sequence ATGCCGCAGCAAAAAGCAATTGTTTTGGATGACCAGGCAATCAGGAGAGCGCTGACCAGGATTGCTCATGAAATCATAGAGAAAAATAAAGGAATAGAAAATTGTATTCTGATTGGCATCCGGACCAGGGGGATTTACCTGGCGAACCGCCTGGCGGAAAGAATTGAACAAATCGAGGGAGCCAAAATTGATGTAGGCGAACTTGATATCACTCTCTATAGAGATGATCTTACGAAAAAGACTGAAAATCAGGAGCCGCTTGTCAAAGGCTCGGATGTTCCAAAAGATATTAACGATCAGAAGGTGATCCTGATCGATGATGTTCTTTATACAGGAAGAACAGTTAGAGCTGCCCTTGATGCGCTGATCGATATAGGGAGGCCATCTCAGATTCAGCTTGCAGTCCTTGTGGACCGCGGCCATAGGGAGCTTCCGATCAGAGCTGATTATGTAGGAAAAAACATTCCAACATCCAGTTCGGAAAAAATTGTGGTCGAGCTGAAGGAAGTGGATGAAAACGACCAGGTAAGTATATTTGAAAATTAA
- a CDS encoding RluA family pseudouridine synthase, producing the protein MEKMEHIIPDEQAGERIDKVLSTLNADWSRTQVQQWIKDGNVLVNGQKPKTNYKCSTNDKIEISIPEPEELDVVPEEMNLDIYYEDLDVLVVNKPKGMVVHPAAGHGTGTLVNGLMAHCKDLSGINGVMRPGIVHRIDKDTSGLLMVAKNDMAHESLVNQLMNKTVTRKYRAIVHGVIPHDYGTIDAPIARDPKDRQSMSVVDNGKHAVTHFQVIERFRDFTLVECQLETGRTHQIRVHMKYIGYPLAGDPKYGPRKTIGIGGQALHAGVLGFEHPRSGEYLEFEAPAPAYFKELVESLANNR; encoded by the coding sequence ATGGAGAAAATGGAACACATCATTCCTGATGAACAGGCAGGAGAAAGAATAGATAAAGTGTTATCCACATTGAATGCGGATTGGTCAAGAACTCAGGTACAGCAATGGATCAAGGATGGCAATGTTTTAGTGAATGGCCAAAAGCCTAAAACTAATTACAAATGTTCCACAAACGATAAAATTGAAATATCAATTCCTGAACCAGAAGAGCTGGATGTAGTGCCTGAAGAAATGAATTTGGATATTTATTATGAAGACCTGGATGTCCTCGTAGTAAATAAACCGAAAGGAATGGTTGTCCATCCTGCAGCCGGGCACGGAACAGGAACACTTGTAAATGGTCTTATGGCTCATTGCAAAGACTTATCAGGAATTAATGGGGTCATGCGGCCCGGAATAGTTCATAGAATCGATAAAGATACGTCAGGGCTTCTCATGGTTGCAAAGAATGATATGGCACATGAGAGTCTTGTGAACCAGCTGATGAACAAAACTGTTACACGTAAGTACCGGGCTATTGTCCATGGAGTTATTCCACACGACTACGGTACTATTGATGCACCAATCGCCCGCGATCCCAAAGATCGTCAAAGTATGAGCGTTGTGGACAATGGAAAACATGCGGTTACGCATTTTCAGGTCATTGAGCGATTCAGGGATTTCACACTGGTGGAATGCCAGCTGGAAACGGGAAGAACACATCAAATCCGTGTTCATATGAAATACATTGGCTATCCTCTTGCAGGAGATCCTAAATACGGTCCCAGAAAAACAATTGGTATCGGGGGACAGGCACTTCATGCAGGCGTTCTTGGCTTTGAACATCCACGTTCTGGCGAGTACCTTGAATTTGAAGCACCTGCACCTGCTTATTTTAAGGAACTGGTAGAGAGCCTGGCAAATAACCGTTGA
- the lspA gene encoding signal peptidase II, translating to MFYYIIALFVIALDQLTKWLIVKNFELGESVKVIEDFLYITSHRNRGAAWGILQGQMWFFYVITVIVIIGIIYYIQKAAKGKLLLGVSLGLMLGGAIGNFIDRVFRKEVVDFVNTYIFGYDFPVFNIADSALVIGVGLLMIQMLLEEGEAKKKEKSYGENGTHHS from the coding sequence GTGTTTTATTACATAATTGCATTGTTCGTTATTGCACTTGATCAGTTAACGAAGTGGCTGATTGTAAAGAACTTTGAATTAGGGGAAAGTGTTAAAGTTATTGAGGACTTTCTTTATATTACATCACACCGCAACCGTGGCGCTGCCTGGGGCATCCTGCAGGGGCAAATGTGGTTTTTCTACGTTATAACCGTTATTGTCATAATTGGTATCATTTATTACATTCAAAAAGCAGCCAAAGGCAAATTGCTTCTTGGAGTCTCTTTGGGCCTGATGCTGGGCGGAGCAATTGGAAACTTTATTGACAGGGTATTTCGAAAAGAAGTGGTGGATTTCGTAAACACTTATATTTTTGGCTATGACTTTCCCGTTTTCAATATTGCTGACTCGGCGCTGGTCATTGGGGTAGGACTATTGATGATTCAGATGCTGCTTGAAGAGGGAGAAGCAAAGAAAAAGGAGAAATCTTATGGAGAAAATGGAACACATCATTCCTGA